A genomic window from Rhodococcus sp. KBS0724 includes:
- the cobJ gene encoding precorrin-3B C(17)-methyltransferase, whose product MSEGKLWGVGIGPGDPELVTVKAARVIGEADVIAFHSARHGKSISRGVAAPYMRDGQIEEHLVYPVTTETVDHPGGYQGAMDEFYEAAAERLAVHLAAGRTVALLAAGDPLFYSSYMHMHKRLADRFEAEVIPGVTSVSAASAALGKPLVEGDEILTILPGTLPQAELTRRLKDTDAAAILKLGRTFPPVLRSLEDAGRLGEAHYVERASTPRQRVDAAADVDPDGVPYFSIAIVPSPSNNATPREDTAGEVVVVGLGPGDTAWTTPEVAHELSLATDLVGYGPYVDRVPTRPGQRRHSSDNRVEAERAAMALDLAKNGARVAVVSSGDPGVFAMAAAVLEVAAEDQWRGVPVRILPGMTAANAVASRVGAPLGHDYAVLSLSDRLKPWEVVARRISAVAAADMAFAVYNPASKSRTWQVQAMKDLVLEHRSPETPVIIGRDVAGAEESVRIVTLGDLEPSEIDMRTLLIVGSSMTKVVDTGSGRQVFTPRRYP is encoded by the coding sequence ATGAGCGAAGGCAAGTTGTGGGGAGTCGGAATCGGACCCGGCGATCCGGAGTTGGTGACCGTCAAAGCTGCCCGGGTGATCGGTGAGGCCGACGTCATCGCATTCCATTCCGCGCGGCACGGCAAGAGCATTTCCCGCGGGGTCGCTGCTCCGTACATGCGCGACGGCCAGATCGAGGAACACCTCGTGTACCCCGTCACGACCGAAACCGTCGACCATCCGGGTGGGTATCAGGGTGCGATGGACGAATTCTACGAAGCCGCAGCCGAAAGGTTGGCCGTCCACTTGGCCGCCGGACGCACCGTTGCGCTACTGGCCGCGGGCGACCCACTCTTCTACAGCTCGTACATGCACATGCACAAACGCCTGGCAGATCGCTTCGAGGCCGAGGTCATCCCCGGTGTCACCTCCGTGAGCGCCGCGTCGGCCGCACTCGGAAAACCCCTGGTTGAGGGCGATGAAATCCTCACCATCCTGCCCGGGACGTTGCCACAGGCCGAGCTCACCCGACGACTGAAGGACACCGACGCCGCAGCGATCCTCAAGTTGGGCCGTACCTTCCCGCCCGTCCTGCGTTCCCTCGAGGACGCCGGCCGACTCGGCGAGGCGCACTACGTCGAGCGGGCGAGCACACCTCGCCAGCGCGTCGATGCTGCCGCCGACGTCGATCCGGACGGTGTGCCGTACTTCTCCATCGCCATAGTTCCAAGTCCGTCGAACAACGCCACCCCGCGCGAAGACACTGCGGGTGAGGTTGTTGTCGTCGGCCTCGGGCCCGGCGACACCGCGTGGACCACACCCGAAGTGGCGCATGAACTTTCACTGGCCACCGATCTTGTGGGCTACGGCCCGTACGTCGACCGCGTGCCCACCCGTCCCGGGCAGCGCCGCCATTCCAGCGACAATCGCGTCGAAGCGGAGCGGGCGGCGATGGCCCTCGATCTCGCGAAGAACGGTGCCCGCGTGGCCGTCGTCTCATCCGGCGATCCCGGTGTATTTGCGATGGCTGCAGCGGTTCTCGAGGTGGCAGCCGAAGATCAGTGGCGCGGCGTTCCCGTGCGTATCCTGCCCGGTATGACAGCGGCAAATGCCGTGGCCAGCCGCGTCGGAGCCCCGTTGGGTCACGACTACGCTGTGCTGTCCCTGTCGGATCGGCTCAAGCCGTGGGAAGTAGTTGCGCGGCGCATCTCTGCGGTCGCGGCGGCCGATATGGCGTTTGCCGTCTACAACCCGGCGTCGAAATCTCGAACGTGGCAGGTCCAGGCCATGAAGGATTTGGTACTCGAGCACCGCTCCCCCGAAACCCCGGTCATCATCGGCCGAGATGTGGCGGGTGCGGAGGAATCGGTGCGCATCGTCACACTCGGCGATCTCGAACCGTCCGAGATCGACATGCGCACGTTGCTGATTGTCGGATCGTCCATGACAAAGGTCGTGGATACCGGATCCGGCCGGCAGGTGTTCACGCCGCGTCGCTACCCCTAG
- a CDS encoding 5'-3' exonuclease: MSGPLLLLDGASLWFRAFHALPESFVDDDGRPVNAVRGFTDMVASLITKHQPSRLAVCLDLDWRPQFRVDAIPTYKAHRVAEGSDGSSEEVPDTLTPQVDMIMDVLAAAGIATAGADGLEADDVLGTLAATEREDLTVVVSGDRDLLQVVTDDYVPVRVLYVGRGLAKAELFGPAEVAEKYGVPADRAGDAYAELAALRGDSSDGLPGIKGVGEKTASTLMLRYGSLAGIRTAADDPESDMAKGLRAKLTSPEAKAYLDAALPVVRVVRDADVQFSKSDVLPDAPIDQARFDELATTLRIERSAGRLAAALKAAASRPADI; encoded by the coding sequence ATGAGTGGGCCTTTGCTTCTCCTTGACGGTGCCAGCCTGTGGTTTCGTGCGTTCCACGCACTGCCCGAATCCTTTGTCGACGACGACGGTAGACCCGTCAACGCAGTCCGCGGATTCACCGACATGGTCGCGTCCCTGATCACCAAGCACCAACCGAGTCGCCTCGCGGTCTGCCTGGATCTGGATTGGCGACCCCAGTTCCGCGTCGACGCCATCCCCACCTACAAAGCGCATCGCGTTGCCGAGGGATCCGACGGCTCGTCCGAGGAAGTGCCGGACACCCTCACCCCGCAGGTCGACATGATCATGGATGTTCTTGCGGCAGCAGGAATCGCCACCGCGGGCGCGGACGGTCTCGAAGCCGACGACGTCCTCGGCACGCTGGCCGCCACCGAACGCGAAGACCTCACCGTCGTCGTCAGCGGCGACCGCGACCTGCTGCAGGTTGTCACCGACGATTACGTTCCCGTTCGTGTTCTGTACGTCGGCCGCGGCTTGGCAAAAGCCGAACTGTTCGGGCCCGCCGAGGTGGCCGAGAAGTACGGGGTGCCCGCAGATCGCGCCGGCGACGCCTATGCGGAACTGGCTGCGCTGCGCGGAGATTCGTCCGACGGGTTACCCGGCATCAAAGGTGTCGGCGAGAAGACTGCGTCGACGCTCATGCTTCGCTACGGATCTCTCGCCGGAATCCGCACGGCTGCAGACGATCCCGAATCCGATATGGCCAAAGGTCTGCGAGCGAAACTGACCTCACCCGAAGCGAAGGCGTACCTCGACGCCGCATTGCCCGTTGTGCGTGTCGTTCGTGACGCGGATGTGCAGTTCTCGAAGTCCGACGTTCTTCCCGACGCGCCGATCGATCAAGCCCGCTTCGACGAACTGGCTACCACTCTGAGAATCGAACGATCAGCGGGCCGGCTTGCCGCGGCGCTGAAAGCTGCGGCAAGCCGACCGGCTGATATCTGA
- a CDS encoding DUF4333 domain-containing protein, whose translation MSGPYGPNDPNGQWGQGDQPPQQPWGQPGYGQPGQPQGQPGYGQPQGQPGYGQPGYPGQPQGQPAYGQPGYGQPGQPQGQPGYGQQPWGQPQQPGQPGQPQPGQQQWGQQPGGDQTQAWGQPTAQQPQQAWGAQPGVQPGAPVQWNQGPPQGAKSKKPLIFGAIGVLVVLAAVVIGLVVFTSKDTLDANAAAKGVEKIVTESYGAKNVSDVSCPSGQEIKSGAKFTCTLSVSGEKKSVTLTFVDDTGTYEVSRPS comes from the coding sequence ATGAGCGGGCCTTACGGACCGAATGATCCGAATGGGCAGTGGGGCCAGGGTGATCAACCACCGCAGCAGCCGTGGGGGCAGCCCGGTTACGGGCAGCCGGGTCAACCCCAGGGGCAGCCGGGCTACGGTCAGCCACAGGGTCAGCCTGGGTACGGCCAGCCGGGTTATCCCGGTCAGCCGCAGGGCCAGCCCGCGTACGGGCAACCCGGTTACGGCCAGCCTGGTCAGCCCCAGGGGCAGCCGGGTTACGGTCAACAGCCTTGGGGTCAGCCTCAGCAGCCCGGCCAGCCTGGTCAACCGCAGCCGGGTCAGCAGCAGTGGGGTCAGCAACCCGGCGGCGACCAGACCCAGGCCTGGGGTCAGCCGACGGCCCAGCAGCCGCAGCAGGCGTGGGGCGCTCAGCCCGGTGTCCAGCCCGGCGCACCGGTTCAGTGGAATCAGGGACCGCCGCAGGGTGCTAAGTCCAAGAAGCCGCTGATCTTCGGTGCCATCGGTGTACTGGTCGTTCTGGCAGCAGTGGTCATCGGCCTTGTCGTCTTCACGTCGAAGGACACACTGGACGCAAATGCTGCGGCCAAGGGCGTCGAGAAAATCGTCACCGAGTCGTACGGCGCCAAGAACGTCAGCGACGTGTCCTGCCCGTCCGGTCAGGAAATCAAGTCCGGTGCAAAGTTCACGTGCACTCTCTCCGTGTCGGGAGAGAAGAAGTCGGTGACGCTGACGTTTGTCGACGACACCGGAACCTACGAAGTCTCGCGCCCCAGCTGA
- a CDS encoding cobalt-precorrin-6A reductase has translation MLGGTGEGREIAARLAGSGDLEVVTSLAGRVRDPRWPEGEVRVGGFGGAEGLAEWLVENDIRALLDATHPFASRITANAHRAARTCGIPFALCRRPSWAQHPLDRWFPARDLSHAAQLVPTLGTHAFLTIGRQGVSAFAEVNGVSFLVRSIDPPTGTMPVPHELILARGPFDVESELELMRRHGIDVVVTKSSGGDQTYAKVVAARQLGLPVVVVERPPVPDGVDSFDSPAAAASWLESAGR, from the coding sequence GTGCTCGGAGGAACCGGAGAGGGGCGTGAGATCGCCGCTCGCCTCGCGGGTTCAGGGGACCTCGAGGTGGTCACGTCGCTCGCGGGCCGGGTGCGCGACCCGCGCTGGCCGGAGGGCGAGGTTCGCGTCGGCGGATTCGGCGGCGCAGAAGGCCTCGCGGAATGGCTAGTGGAAAACGACATTCGTGCACTGCTCGACGCAACACATCCCTTTGCGTCCCGCATCACGGCGAATGCGCATCGGGCGGCTCGTACGTGCGGGATTCCGTTTGCTCTCTGCCGGCGGCCGTCATGGGCGCAGCACCCACTAGACCGGTGGTTTCCGGCTCGCGATCTCAGCCATGCCGCGCAATTGGTACCGACGCTGGGCACCCACGCTTTCCTGACCATCGGTAGGCAAGGGGTGTCAGCGTTTGCAGAGGTCAACGGCGTGAGTTTCCTCGTGCGGTCCATCGACCCGCCTACGGGCACTATGCCGGTGCCCCACGAACTGATCCTGGCGCGTGGGCCGTTCGACGTCGAATCGGAGCTCGAACTGATGCGCCGGCACGGTATCGACGTCGTAGTGACCAAGAGCAGTGGTGGCGACCAGACGTACGCCAAGGTTGTTGCTGCTCGGCAACTGGGCTTACCGGTTGTTGTCGTTGAGCGGCCTCCGGTCCCGGATGGTGTGGACAGTTTCGATTCGCCTGCCGCCGCCGCTTCCTGGCTCGAATCGGCCGGCAGGTGA
- a CDS encoding ScbR family autoregulator-binding transcription factor encodes MVKQARAELTRQQIVSGAAAQFEKTGYGSTSMSDIVEGAGTTKGALYFHFASKDELAQFVIAEQHRMSIESVQSISATSASPLEKTIMLTHEMARQIVEEPIVRAGIRLTLELSTFEGPVEPYADWINACTELMQQAKDSGQIKPSVDVAALGRFIPSAFTGVQLVSNVITRRSDLTERVDEMWQLLLPGIVSGPVAGDVDRLVKARWEPAAA; translated from the coding sequence GTGGTCAAGCAAGCACGCGCCGAGCTGACGCGGCAACAGATCGTCTCCGGCGCGGCAGCACAATTCGAAAAGACCGGGTACGGCAGCACAAGTATGAGCGACATCGTGGAGGGTGCAGGTACCACGAAGGGTGCTCTGTACTTCCACTTTGCATCGAAAGACGAACTGGCACAGTTTGTCATCGCGGAACAGCACCGAATGTCCATCGAGTCGGTCCAGTCGATATCCGCAACCTCGGCGTCGCCGCTCGAAAAGACGATCATGCTTACTCATGAGATGGCACGGCAGATCGTCGAAGAGCCCATCGTCCGAGCTGGAATTCGATTGACCTTGGAACTGAGCACCTTCGAGGGTCCGGTTGAGCCATACGCAGACTGGATCAATGCGTGCACCGAACTCATGCAGCAAGCGAAGGACAGCGGTCAGATCAAGCCGTCGGTGGATGTCGCCGCGCTTGGCCGCTTCATTCCGTCCGCATTCACCGGAGTTCAACTGGTGTCCAACGTGATCACCCGGCGTAGCGATCTCACCGAACGCGTGGACGAGATGTGGCAATTGCTCCTGCCGGGAATCGTGTCCGGGCCGGTGGCGGGTGATGTCGACAGACTTGTGAAGGCGCGATGGGAACCCGCTGCCGCGTAG
- a CDS encoding DUF1990 family protein: protein MDQEPLTYSEIGATADVGTTGGVLPVGYHHVRESAVVGTTRADFEAAAATVMTWGMHRGAGLTVKAAGDAARTGEDVTFGFGPISVPVRVVYVVDEPNRAGFAYGTRRGHPECGEESFIVHFDEIGHQVRLEITAFSKPGTWWVRVGAPIGRLVQAWVTRRYIRAVVVKDFAR from the coding sequence GTGGACCAGGAACCGTTGACCTACTCCGAAATCGGCGCAACCGCCGACGTGGGAACAACGGGCGGCGTACTACCCGTCGGCTATCACCATGTGCGAGAGAGCGCGGTCGTCGGTACAACCCGCGCCGATTTCGAAGCAGCGGCCGCCACGGTCATGACGTGGGGCATGCATCGCGGCGCTGGATTGACGGTCAAAGCTGCCGGTGACGCCGCGCGCACCGGTGAAGACGTAACTTTCGGTTTCGGACCGATATCGGTTCCCGTCCGCGTCGTCTATGTGGTCGACGAGCCGAACCGAGCCGGATTTGCGTACGGCACGCGCCGCGGTCATCCCGAGTGCGGTGAAGAGTCGTTCATCGTTCATTTCGACGAAATCGGCCATCAGGTTCGCCTCGAAATCACGGCATTCTCCAAGCCAGGTACCTGGTGGGTACGAGTGGGTGCCCCGATCGGGCGTCTGGTGCAGGCGTGGGTGACCAGGCGCTATATCCGTGCTGTGGTTGTGAAGGATTTTGCTCGCTGA
- a CDS encoding SDR family NAD(P)-dependent oxidoreductase codes for MTAGANTEDAETVLLLGGRSEIGLEIAVRLAPGRKIVLAARRSGDLEQQLATLTDAGALAVSAVEFDADATSNHADFLAKVVEAHGRIDVAVLAFGILGDQARAESDAAHAVAIVHTDYVAQVSILTLLADLMKRQGRGKIVVFSSVAGVRVRRANYVYGSAKAGLDGFASGLGDALHGSGVQLLLVRPGFVIGAMTEGMKPAPMSSTPSQVADAVVRGLQSGATRVWVPRMLQPFFFVMRLLPQSIWRRMPR; via the coding sequence GTGACTGCGGGTGCGAACACTGAAGATGCCGAGACGGTTCTCCTACTGGGGGGACGAAGCGAAATCGGTCTGGAAATTGCCGTCCGGTTGGCCCCTGGCCGAAAGATCGTGCTGGCGGCGCGTCGCAGCGGCGACCTCGAACAGCAACTCGCGACGCTGACGGATGCCGGTGCCCTGGCCGTATCAGCCGTCGAATTCGATGCCGACGCAACCAGCAATCACGCAGACTTTCTCGCGAAGGTCGTCGAAGCTCACGGCCGGATCGACGTCGCGGTGCTGGCGTTCGGAATCCTCGGTGATCAGGCGCGCGCCGAAAGCGATGCGGCTCATGCCGTTGCAATTGTTCATACCGATTACGTAGCTCAGGTCAGTATTCTGACTCTTCTCGCGGACTTGATGAAACGACAAGGTCGCGGCAAGATCGTCGTCTTCTCGTCCGTCGCCGGTGTGCGGGTGCGCCGCGCGAACTACGTGTACGGCTCTGCGAAGGCCGGCCTGGACGGTTTTGCCAGCGGTCTCGGAGATGCGTTGCACGGCAGTGGAGTTCAACTACTTCTTGTGCGCCCCGGTTTTGTGATCGGCGCGATGACCGAGGGCATGAAGCCGGCGCCGATGTCGAGCACACCGTCACAGGTTGCCGACGCGGTTGTTCGGGGATTGCAGTCCGGCGCAACACGCGTGTGGGTTCCGCGAATGCTGCAACCGTTCTTCTTCGTGATGCGACTTCTCCCACAATCGATCTGGCGGCGGATGCCGCGATGA
- a CDS encoding Xaa-Pro peptidase family protein has product MTSPAESGSRFSSAVYGSRIARAAELARAAGLDGLVVTPGPDLRYLTGSRADSFERLTALVIAADGATASVVLPRLELASLKESAVGDLGIDVLVWVDGVDPYAIVAGQLPAGAKVAVTDAMPALHLIPLADAVGSLPILATGVLRELRMVKDAAEVDALRRAGQAIDRVHARMAEFLVVGRTEAEVGEAISAAILEEGHTEAAFVIVGSGPHGADPHHEVSDRVIESGDVVVIDIGGPVEPGYNSDSTRTYSMGKPSIEVAAQFAVLEAAQQAAVDSVRPGVSAESVDAAARDVLAAQGLAEVFVHRTGHGIGLSVHEEPYIVAGNRIELAEGMAFSIEPGIYFRGNWGARIEDIVVVTADGCESFNNRPHGLTIL; this is encoded by the coding sequence ATGACCTCTCCCGCCGAATCTGGTTCGCGTTTCTCTTCTGCCGTCTACGGATCCCGTATCGCCCGCGCTGCGGAGTTGGCCCGCGCGGCCGGTCTGGACGGTCTGGTGGTCACTCCGGGGCCGGATTTGCGCTATCTGACGGGCTCTCGCGCCGATTCCTTCGAACGGTTGACGGCCCTGGTGATTGCTGCTGACGGAGCCACGGCGTCGGTCGTGCTTCCTCGGCTGGAACTGGCGTCGCTGAAGGAATCCGCCGTCGGGGATCTTGGTATCGACGTGCTGGTCTGGGTCGACGGTGTTGATCCATACGCCATCGTCGCCGGGCAACTGCCGGCTGGAGCAAAGGTCGCTGTCACGGATGCGATGCCGGCTCTGCACTTGATCCCGTTGGCAGACGCTGTTGGTTCGTTGCCGATTCTGGCGACCGGAGTGCTGCGCGAGCTACGCATGGTCAAGGACGCCGCGGAGGTCGACGCACTCCGCCGCGCCGGGCAGGCCATCGACCGGGTGCATGCACGGATGGCGGAATTCCTTGTTGTAGGGCGGACGGAAGCCGAAGTCGGTGAAGCAATTTCAGCAGCGATTCTCGAAGAAGGTCACACCGAGGCAGCATTTGTCATCGTGGGGTCGGGTCCGCACGGCGCCGATCCGCATCACGAGGTGTCCGATCGGGTGATCGAGAGCGGGGATGTTGTCGTGATCGACATCGGCGGCCCGGTGGAGCCTGGTTACAACTCCGATTCCACTCGCACGTACAGCATGGGGAAGCCGTCAATCGAGGTTGCTGCTCAGTTTGCCGTGCTCGAAGCGGCGCAGCAGGCGGCTGTGGACTCTGTTCGTCCCGGTGTATCCGCGGAATCTGTGGATGCTGCTGCCCGCGACGTCCTGGCCGCACAGGGTTTGGCTGAGGTTTTCGTTCACCGCACGGGCCACGGTATTGGATTGTCGGTCCACGAGGAGCCGTACATCGTGGCGGGCAACAGAATCGAACTTGCCGAGGGGATGGCCTTCAGCATCGAACCCGGAATCTACTTCCGGGGCAACTGGGGTGCGAGGATCGAGGACATCGTTGTTGTCACCGCAGACGGTTGCGAGTCGTTCAACAACCGTCCGCACGGGTTGACGATTCTCTAG
- the cbiE gene encoding precorrin-6y C5,15-methyltransferase (decarboxylating) subunit CbiE, producing the protein MTAREPVVVVGLGADGWEGLSESAQRAVRSAAVLMGSSRQLDLIPRAEGSSADRIAWPTPMLPALPALFDAESGRRICVLASGDPMFHGIGATLVRVLGADNLRVISHPSSIALASARMGWATADTELVSLVNRDAATILPSVAAGARLLVLSNGRATPGEVAVILTTAGFGRSVITVLGQLGGAQESRTVARADEWDIDAADVDPLNVLAVECVVSGAPHRLTRVPGLPDAAYSGDGQMTKQEIRALTLCALAPAPGEHLWDVGGGSGTIAIEWMRTHPRCTATSFEQAASRISQIEGNARALGVPSLDVLGRAPESFAEAARTPDAIFIGGGVTQPGMLDACWDRLEVGGRLVANAVTAESEALLLEWFTRFGGTLRRLQIQRAEPLGTFNVWRPQLPVVQWSVTKTEASGGTDADHAEENAQ; encoded by the coding sequence ATGACCGCCCGCGAACCCGTTGTCGTTGTCGGCCTCGGCGCTGACGGCTGGGAGGGGTTGTCGGAATCGGCGCAGCGCGCGGTGCGGAGCGCTGCGGTGTTGATGGGTTCCTCGCGTCAACTCGACCTGATCCCGCGAGCAGAAGGCTCTTCGGCCGACCGGATCGCCTGGCCGACGCCGATGCTCCCGGCGCTCCCCGCACTGTTCGACGCCGAGTCGGGCCGCCGGATATGTGTTCTGGCCAGCGGCGATCCGATGTTCCACGGGATCGGTGCCACGCTCGTGCGCGTGTTGGGTGCTGACAACCTTCGGGTGATCTCGCACCCGTCGTCGATTGCTCTGGCGAGCGCACGCATGGGGTGGGCGACCGCCGATACGGAGTTGGTGAGCCTGGTCAACCGCGACGCCGCCACCATTTTGCCGTCCGTCGCCGCCGGTGCTCGCCTGTTGGTGCTGAGCAACGGCAGGGCGACGCCGGGCGAGGTGGCCGTGATACTGACCACTGCCGGCTTCGGTCGTTCGGTGATTACCGTCCTCGGGCAGTTGGGCGGCGCACAGGAATCACGCACCGTTGCCCGGGCTGACGAGTGGGATATCGACGCCGCAGATGTCGACCCGTTGAATGTTCTTGCCGTGGAATGCGTTGTGTCGGGCGCACCTCACCGTCTGACCCGTGTTCCCGGATTGCCCGACGCGGCATACAGCGGCGACGGCCAGATGACGAAGCAGGAGATTCGTGCGCTGACGCTCTGCGCGCTGGCTCCGGCACCTGGTGAACACTTGTGGGATGTCGGCGGCGGGTCGGGCACTATCGCGATTGAATGGATGCGCACCCACCCACGTTGCACTGCAACGTCATTCGAGCAGGCTGCGTCGCGGATTTCTCAAATCGAAGGTAACGCGCGAGCTTTGGGTGTGCCGAGCCTCGATGTCCTCGGGCGCGCCCCGGAATCGTTTGCCGAAGCGGCCCGCACACCCGATGCCATCTTCATCGGCGGCGGCGTGACGCAACCGGGAATGCTCGACGCCTGCTGGGACCGCCTCGAGGTCGGCGGCAGGCTTGTAGCCAACGCTGTCACCGCGGAGTCGGAAGCGTTGTTGCTGGAGTGGTTCACCCGTTTCGGCGGCACGCTGCGTAGGTTGCAGATCCAGCGGGCCGAGCCCTTGGGAACATTCAACGTGTGGCGACCCCAACTGCCCGTCGTGCAGTGGTCGGTCACAAAAACAGAGGCATCTGGCGGTACGGATGCCGATCACGCAGAGGAAAACGCTCAATGA
- a CDS encoding PPOX class F420-dependent oxidoreductase: MTITPSAPAALSDDGLAFVREYHLATLTTLRPNGTPHVVAVGFTWDQEAGKARVITSGGSQKAVNAARGGYAAISSVDGGRWLTLEGPARVLDDPESVADAVQRYAERYRQPRINPARVVIEVDVTRILGSAAFKLAADEVTS, translated from the coding sequence ATGACCATCACCCCCTCCGCACCCGCCGCGCTCTCCGACGACGGTCTGGCGTTCGTGCGTGAATACCATCTCGCTACCCTGACGACTCTGCGTCCGAACGGCACACCGCACGTCGTGGCCGTGGGATTCACGTGGGATCAGGAAGCAGGCAAAGCGCGCGTTATTACCAGCGGCGGATCACAGAAAGCCGTCAACGCGGCCCGGGGTGGCTACGCCGCCATCAGTTCGGTCGACGGTGGGCGGTGGCTCACTCTCGAAGGCCCGGCGCGCGTCCTCGACGACCCCGAATCCGTGGCCGACGCCGTTCAGCGCTACGCCGAGCGGTACCGCCAGCCACGGATCAATCCGGCGCGGGTGGTCATCGAAGTCGACGTCACTCGCATCCTCGGATCGGCGGCATTCAAACTCGCCGCCGACGAAGTGACCAGCTAG
- a CDS encoding HAMP domain-containing protein, whose product MSVPALGRRKRSAIRVRTLHARVKVLTAGLVAIAVIASAAAVYIVFNAYLQGNVDRQLERTADAIADTVNFGGVTPVLGLTAGADTAVIQAVGLVTTDGALVTATPGLPPFSTSGEAIKSLARNASGSAIATMDSYRVLVTPSVAGQTLIVAQSLGPTNSVLKRLAVVLAALGAAGIALAYAAGDAVARTGLRPISRLTAATQRVAATDDLTPIPVTGDDELASLTVSFNRMLGTLSESRARQRRLITDAGQDLLAPLTALRTNIELLMSIDTASGTVSEAETALLRDEITHQMMELTALVGELVDRARVDEGASGRIESHL is encoded by the coding sequence GTGTCCGTTCCCGCCCTCGGGCGTCGGAAGCGTTCGGCTATCCGGGTCCGCACTCTCCACGCCCGAGTGAAAGTGCTCACCGCAGGTTTGGTGGCGATTGCTGTGATCGCGTCTGCCGCGGCGGTATACATCGTCTTCAATGCCTACCTTCAAGGCAATGTCGACCGGCAATTGGAGCGAACTGCTGACGCAATTGCCGATACCGTCAACTTTGGTGGTGTCACACCGGTTTTGGGCCTTACGGCCGGAGCCGATACTGCGGTGATCCAGGCTGTCGGATTGGTGACAACCGATGGAGCGCTGGTGACGGCAACTCCCGGATTGCCGCCGTTCAGTACCAGCGGTGAGGCGATCAAGTCTCTGGCCCGCAATGCATCCGGGTCTGCCATCGCAACCATGGATTCGTATCGTGTGCTGGTAACTCCGTCGGTTGCGGGCCAGACATTGATCGTCGCGCAGTCGCTCGGGCCGACAAACTCGGTGTTGAAACGACTTGCAGTAGTGCTGGCTGCGCTCGGTGCTGCAGGTATCGCGTTGGCGTATGCGGCGGGAGATGCGGTGGCGCGCACAGGTTTACGGCCGATTTCTCGATTGACTGCGGCGACGCAACGCGTTGCCGCGACGGACGATCTCACGCCGATACCGGTCACCGGAGACGACGAGTTGGCCTCACTGACTGTCAGTTTCAACCGAATGCTGGGGACACTGTCGGAATCGCGGGCGCGTCAGCGTAGATTGATCACTGATGCCGGACAGGATTTGCTGGCACCCCTGACGGCATTGCGAACGAACATCGAACTACTGATGTCGATCGACACGGCCTCGGGAACGGTGTCCGAAGCGGAGACCGCATTACTGCGAGACGAGATTACACATCAGATGATGGAATTGACTGCGTTGGTCGGAGAACTTGTGGATCGTGCTCGAGTCGATGAAGGCGCCTCCGGACGAATCGAATCTCACCTGTGA
- the cobM gene encoding precorrin-4 C(11)-methyltransferase encodes MTIHFIGAGPGAADLITVRAQRIIAASPVCLYAGSLVPAELLEYCPAGAQVVDTARLSLDEITALLVAADSAGHDVARLHSGDPSIFSAVAEQARRLDAAGVRYDMVPGVPAFTAAAAALGRELTVPGVSQTIVLTRVSTLSTAMPDGEDLRSLGRSGSTMVIHLGAHRIEQIADELAENYGIDCPVAVVAFASRPDEIVVRGTLSSIVRQVHEAGITKTAVVIVGRVLTAEGFPDSYLYSAARERITH; translated from the coding sequence ATGACCATCCATTTCATCGGCGCTGGTCCCGGCGCTGCCGACTTGATCACGGTACGCGCTCAGCGCATCATCGCGGCCAGTCCGGTGTGCTTGTACGCGGGCAGCCTCGTCCCCGCGGAACTGCTCGAATACTGCCCGGCCGGTGCGCAGGTGGTCGATACCGCCCGCTTGAGCCTCGACGAGATCACGGCGCTGCTTGTCGCTGCGGATTCGGCCGGACACGACGTGGCTCGGTTGCATTCCGGTGACCCGTCGATCTTCAGTGCCGTCGCCGAACAGGCGCGACGCCTGGACGCTGCCGGAGTCCGGTACGACATGGTGCCAGGCGTTCCGGCATTCACCGCGGCGGCGGCTGCGCTGGGCCGCGAATTGACGGTTCCCGGTGTATCGCAGACCATCGTGCTGACCCGAGTGTCGACGTTGTCGACAGCGATGCCCGACGGTGAGGATCTGCGGTCTCTCGGACGCAGCGGTTCGACCATGGTGATTCATCTCGGAGCGCACCGCATCGAGCAGATCGCCGACGAGCTTGCCGAGAACTACGGCATCGACTGCCCCGTTGCGGTGGTGGCGTTTGCGTCGCGCCCCGACGAGATCGTGGTGCGCGGAACCTTGAGTTCGATAGTGCGTCAGGTGCACGAGGCGGGTATCACCAAGACGGCAGTGGTCATCGTCGGGCGTGTGCTCACAGCCGAGGGATTCCCGGATAGTTACCTGTACTCGGCCGCACGTGAGCGGATCACCCACTGA